In Cyprinus carpio isolate SPL01 chromosome A5, ASM1834038v1, whole genome shotgun sequence, the sequence TTCAGATGAAATGAGTTATGTGAGAACTGAACTATGAGAGAAATgcacaatgtactgtatattcCATGGTAATATGTACATAAAGTAGATATCACATTCTGTATAAACAAATGTACCTGAAATGACTGCACTGCTGTACAGCTGTTGTTCAGCATCAAAGCACATTAGAGGTATTATAAACTTTTGACACCACCAGACCCTCAGCGGCATGGAGGACTTTTAACAAACTTATGGCTCACCATAGAAATGATCAAAAACTCTTTTACAAGTGAAACTGAACTTCTTTTGCCAGTTTCACTTATGATGTCAGACAGTATGGGACCTACCTTGTAAAGCTGATCAAATAAAGAAAGTATgtgataattatcattattatgatgattcacataaatatatttactcaGATAATAAGTCTGTTGTAGGCAGTCACTTCATCAATTCACTCAAATGtattatttcagcatttaaatttaagtaaaatcATTAAGAAATTGAAATATGTGTTCTTATTGTGCTCTTGGTATTCTGATTGGAACATGTTGCTtttagaaatgaaaaatgaagttacAGTTACGATTATTTTGCTGTAATGTAGTTACACACTCACAAGGGCCATTGCTTGAATCGTtctcattcatttataattcCCTTCATTAACGTCTATCCATTTGTAACAGACATTCTCTTTCTcctttttatatacagtaaacagCAACAATGTACACTTTGAAGAATTTCGAGGTGTGTAAATGCTTTAGTTACTTCTCCAGAGGAGGATGCAAGAATTATGAATGTTGCAAAATTACAACCAACTACACATAATAATGTGGGCATTATATCAAAACTCCAGAGGCTCACAATAGAGGAAAAATATATAGATGATCTTATAGACATTCGGTGTTTTTAATGAATCGGTTAAGTGAGAGATTCAACGGCTTTATGTTGTGTCCTGCAGAGAGCGTGGcttgaatcaatgaatgaatctggggtgcgtttcccaaaagcaactattgCTCGCAAGTTCCGTAACCAATAGATTTCAATGGAACTAActaccatagttagctaacgatgcttttgggaaacgcacccctggttaCTGAGCTGAGCTGATTCAAAATATACGAGCTACTGGAATGAATGAAAATACCCGCCACAAAAAACCAGTAGAAAACGCGCCTTTAGTTTGAGTTACACCAGTGAGAGCCAATCATGTTCAAGTATTAAAGACACCGCCCCTTCTTGAAAGAGAGAAGTCGACAAGGCCGCGCTCGCTCAGCAGGTCACGGGTGATGCTTCCGGGCCAAGAGCGTGAGGAGCATGAGATAAGAGAAGAAGTGATAGCGCTATTCTGATTTGCATGCGCGCGTTTTTAATCTGTTAGAGGTAGTAGCGATTTTCAGATTTCTGTCTGCTTGTATTTATTAGCTGTTTATCCTGTCGGCCAAGGTTTGTTTGAAGCACCTTTAATCAACCGGAAGAAGAACACGTCCACGCGCCCTCACACGGAACCGAGGACGTCGAGTTACACAGTAAGTCCGCGTGCAGCAGACGGTGTTGTTTATTGTGTATTATCCAAAGTGGTTTCTCGTCGCATGTGTTATAAACCTTGTACGAGAGCTCGGGGTTTTACTGGTCGTGCCAGTTGATAGATCGTTGTGTTTCGGTAGGTGTGTCGTCCGATTAAAAAACGTGCCAAACAAAGAGCGGCCTGCGTTTCTGGCGCACTTATTAAAGGCGTTAATCTTGTTTATTGTCTAACAGGCAAACCGCTTGCTACATTCTCAAGCATTTCATGCATATAAGCCCTAGTCGTAGTGTCTGGTGTGGATTTGGTTGTTTAAGTCTTGTTAACTTAGATTGTGTTGATAAACATGATTGAACAGTGCATCATGGCCGGAGCTAGACAGTTGAGGCGACTGCTGTTACGGAGGAAAGCGAAAGTAAACCATAATGCTCGAGGAAAAGCATGTGTTAACTCTTTATAGTAATGTTCTAACAGATCTCATATCTTCATAAATATCGATTTGGAAACATCCACGTGATGAGATAACAGCTGACCGCGAGTAACGTTAACGATGTTTGTAGCGCACGCGTTTTTGCACGACATACTTACTGTCATTCGCTCTGGTTGATCAACACGACGTTATTACATTTATACAATCAGAAACTCTACTTTACGACAGGGATTATTAACCTTAACAGAACCAGGGACCGTAATCTTATAATACACTGCAACTTAATTGCATTATGTAATGCCtaaagttcagccaaaaataaacgctgtcatttactcagcctcgTGTTATTTTGCagaactgtaatattttgaagaatcttgcTATgcagttttggttaccattgactttcattgaatagacacaaaaaaagagacatttttcaaaatatcatcttttgtgttctgctgaagaaaggcATACATATTTGAAAttgcatgagggtgagtgaatagattaaaattacagttttaatttttcataaagGTTGTGTGATATTTTgtaattagaaattaatattttatagcatGTCCACTGACCTCCAGAGACCCCCAGTGGTCCTTAAATCCCTGGTTAAAATCTGATTTTTAAGCCTTTGTTTTTGCGTGtgatggttcttttttttttttttgcaaagaaaatgtttattaatttgagTATCATCAAATTTGTGGAATCAGTTATTGTGCATCATACattaacagatttaaaattaagttctggccattttttttctctacctTTGTCCATACTACAGGTGCAAGATGTCTTACTCATCTCGAAGTTCCTCTCGTGCCACGGACTGTAAGGTCTATGTCGGTGACCTTGGCAATGGTGCAGCCAAAGGTGAGCTGGAACGAGCCTTCAGTTACTACGGACCTTTGCGGAGTGTGTGGGTCGCCCGGAACCCTCCAGGTTTCGCCTTCGTAGAGTATGAGGATGCCAGAGATGCAGAGGATGCCGTAAAGGGGATGGATGGAAAGTGAGTCTACTTGAGTTCTACCTGCCTACATTTGCCATGATGCTACTGCAGCACATTTAACCCCCTGACCTCTTCAGGGAGCTAAGACCCGCAGGGGTGAGTGTCGGCGGTTTATCACTGTTCTTTTTCCGCTCACAAAGGCCCCAACTTATGTGGTATTATCCTGGATGCAGAATAATTGTAGTGTGTTTTTTAGTTCAGTTGTTATTCTTAGTATATCTGAAGTTAGCCTGAATCTGTGAAGTGTGTGGCTCTGAAAAAATCAAGGGGGACACATATGAGTGCACCTTTGTTTGGCATAGAGAAACGAATAACCTTCTGATCTATAAAATCCTAGGGTGCTTTGTGGAGCCCGCGTGAGAGTTGAGATGTCTAATGGTATGTCCAGAAAGTCCCGTTATGGCCGTCCCAGCCGCAGACAGTTTGACCCCAACGACCGCTGTTACCAGTGTGGGGAATCTGGTCATTATGCCTACGACTGTTATCGTTTCAGCAAGAGGCGTAGTCGACGCAGCAGGTACTTTAATCAACCTATTTATTGTGTTGCTACCTGACCCTGTTGtgttattaataatcattttgtttttgtttctttttaggtCAACGTCCCGCTCTCGGTCCAGATCTCGTGGCAGGCGCTACCGCTCTCGTAGCCGTAGCAATGAAAGGCAAGTCCTCTCACTGCTCCAACAGTTTGGAAAAATTTATAGTCTAGATACGTCAATCTGATTTCATtactttcttttatatatattttttttatctccacTCTTTCTTAGAAGGTACCGTTCACCTTCATACTCAAAACGCAAAAGCAGGTATGCTGTGTTATTAGTCCACAGTCCTGTTTCTACTAACTCTAGTTGCAATATGTCTACTTACTGCTTTGATGTGCCAGAGCACTTTTGGAGAAGCAATCTTTCTTTTGGACCCCTTGGCTTTCTAAATGTTGTCTTTGATCTCTgggctgggttttttttttcattttttcttaaacTTCACCTTTTGTGTTCAAGGTCAGGTTCTCCGGCCCGCTCTAGATCCAGAACCCCTGTGCGGCGCTCACGTTCACCTGTACGCAGGTCGAAAAGCCCGGTCCGAAGGTCCAGATCCAGAACACCTGTCCGTAGAGACAGGTACTCGGTTTACTCATGCTAATTTAGATCAGTTTTACATGCGTGAAATGAGATGTACCGGTGCTGTACTTGCCTtctgaattgtttgtttttgtatctgTAGTCGCTCTCGTTCCCGTTCACGATCTGGTTCTAGACCGAGGGAACGTAGTGTGTCCAGATCTCGCTCTCGGTCTCGTTCGGTCAGTCACAAGAAAGACGGGTAAATGAATATTTACACAATAGCACCGTTCAGTTGTGTCATTCTTGTAGAAAATGAGCAGATGCTGacactttgtttgttttagtcattCCAGGTCTGCCAGCCCAAGGAGAAGTCCAACACCGGATGCTGACTGATCTGAATACTGAAGCTTCACCCCCATTCCCCACCTTTGCCTCAGggctaaaatacattttatctcCCCATGATTTCAGTACTGGTTCTACTGTAGCTACAAAGCTATTTCTTGTCTTCTCCCTCCCCACATTTTAAAGAAAGCTCTTTGTAAAAACATCACCATCTCAAGCAGCtcgttattttttttccctcaccttTTACGTACCCCCCCCAGacctgtaaacattttttttttttttatgagctccattgttttaatttcagtcttGAGCCAGTGTCCTGTGGTCAGTGATTTATGGGTAAGGTGGTGAATGAGCTGTTGTGATTTAGTCAGTGTATTATATGAGCTGAAGAGTATgctgtgatttgtttgtttgtagagtttttttttttttctttttgcattgaAAATGGCAATGATCTTTTTAATAAAGCTTTACAAACCCAACTGTTTCAGTGCAAAATGTTTACTGATCTGagttttctttattcatttttaggtgtATTTCTAGTTTAAAtggaaaaattgtgaaattttcaaccatacatatatttcatatacttCCAGTATACTATACTTGCAGtttgtattgatttttaataGGCTTTGTTTTTATTACTGACTGATTACATGTCTTCGGAAGttgtttggtatttttatttGGCCTAGTATTAAGTTTCTGCAGTGGTGACAATCGGCATACAGAGTTGTAAAATTTCATCTCAACTTTTAAACCATATtttcagcaaaataataatatagttatcattGTGACATTAGATGAAATTTTGGTCACATCACCCAGCACCAATTTTACCTAATATCAAATTGTCCACCAAAGGCGATTGTAGGCACATTGAAtcagctttatttaattttacaggtGGACTGAAACCTAATATAGACCAAATATTTTGTGTAGTTGTATGTTCGTTCGCTTGTAACATCAGCTATATCAAAACCATTTTTAGACAACACGAGAAGAAATGTGTGAAGGAGACATTTAAAACCAAACACGGATTTTTAAGTACCTCTCCTTGTTAACACACTGCCTGCATGTTGGCTCAGTCTAGAGAAAACGAGAAACATAAGAGTCATTGCATAATCAGGTTTGCACTAGTAAAGCTGCTAGCCTAAAGACATTTGGTGGACAAGTGGGGTTCGAACACGACTACGAAGCCCTAAAATAGTGTCTAGCTAGTCTTCTCAATAGGTGTTGAAGCGCAACCATTCCCAAGATTCCTTTTCCTCTCTCGTTCCCGCCTCCTCCTGCGGGTTGCCGTAGCTGCAGCAGTAGTGTGTTCCATTAGAACGTTTCATTTGAGACAACATGGCTGCTGCGGCAGGCCATTATTACGGCGACGGAGGCAGAgcaacaaaaagacagaaaacagacagCGACGGAATGGCCACGGtactttcattttattcagtttattgcATTTCCACGCGTGTGGCGCTAGATTCGAATCTTTCTCGTGAAACGCGTTTTTCTTTCATTCAACACGTGATGCTATAAGGCTAGCTTGTAGCCAACGCTAGTTCGACCGCTCAGTTTGGGGAAATAATTATTCGATTGCGGAGGATATGATAAGTACTAGCCACAAGATGAGAAGTATAATTCACAGCATCTAATACATCTCAGTACTTCACACATGCTTGAATATTATACTTGTGTTGGTAGCCGGCTGGAAAATCCTCTTATTAAGTTACCCACGGCAGTGGTCTACTAACGTTACATAtgacaaataatgtgttttttaacaatgtttttatttattgaaattaattttaattacatggGCTACTACTACATTTCATTACATACTCCTATTATGcattgtaaattatgcaaaattgcaGCATTTAAAATGGTTGAGTTCTTCTTGGTGGCTCATCAGTGAATGGGGCACCGATTTTACTGATAGTAGTAAAATCCTTATGTTCTTTGACTTTTCTTCCTCAGGGGAAGCATCCCAGCCAGAAAATACAATAGTTTACTATGAATTAAATTCAGTACAATttattgtgtaaccaaaataccaataatgcccagaaagaaaaaataaatacataaaaataacgtGTGACTTTTAATTGTAAGCAAGCCCGAAATACACAgtgactcttattttgaaatatatacacTATTGATCCTTCAGATGAGAGATGAAAATATGCATTCTTACCATAGACTGATTCTTACAATCGTCTAAAACATATTATGTAAGTTAAAGGTCATAAAGTAGACATTTTCATAATTCATCAACTCGAGTTTATAAGCAGTCGCTTGGCATAAATGTGCGCCATTCATTGATTGAGGATCACGTGCAAcgctctttttttaatgaaatcatagccttttgaagtgtaTTAATCAATAGGCTGTTTCGCAATTTGTTTTTCCATCCCCAAAATATAAGAGGTTCAGAAAGGATCATTAAGACGTTTGTTGTACCATTTCATGTAGTGAATACTTTTTATGAcattaaatttaagaaaactcAC encodes:
- the LOC109079421 gene encoding serine/arginine-rich splicing factor 7-like isoform X1 yields the protein MSYSSRSSSRATDCKVYVGDLGNGAAKGELERAFSYYGPLRSVWVARNPPGFAFVEYEDARDAEDAVKGMDGKVLCGARVRVEMSNGMSRKSRYGRPSRRQFDPNDRCYQCGESGHYAYDCYRFSKRRSRRSRSTSRSRSRSRGRRYRSRSRSNERRYRSPSYSKRKSRSGSPARSRSRTPVRRSRSPVRRSKSPVRRSRSRTPVRRDSRSRSRSRSGSRPRERSVSRSRSRSRSVSHKKDGHSRSASPRRSPTPDAD
- the LOC109079421 gene encoding serine/arginine-rich splicing factor 7-like isoform X2: MSYSSRSSSRATDCKVYVGDLGNGAAKGELERAFSYYGPLRSVWVARNPPGFAFVEYEDARDAEDAVKGMDGKVLCGARVRVEMSNGMSRKSRYGRPSRRQFDPNDRCYQCGESGHYAYDCYRFSKRRSRRSRSTSRSRSRSRGRRYRSRSRSNERSGSPARSRSRTPVRRSRSPVRRSKSPVRRSRSRTPVRRDSRSRSRSRSGSRPRERSVSRSRSRSRSVSHKKDGHSRSASPRRSPTPDAD